Proteins from one Bacteroides zhangwenhongii genomic window:
- a CDS encoding glycoside hydrolase family 78 protein — protein sequence MNIKKYLLLFLCLPCFMQAKIITISRLTCEMQEGLVVVEGSPRLGWAMESPQNGTRQSAYEIDIREAFTGRQIWNSGKVYSSQSQLVSIKGADIRPDNPFNYSWRVRVWDETDAPSEWSREAQFRSASSRLSEGKWIGAITHQNAHLPEGRKFHGGELKKPEVKAAWEAVDTLAKKSICLRRTFQVGDTTEGNTNRQSGKKIVEATAYVCGLGFYEFSLNGKKVGNSEFAPLWSDYDKTVYYNTYDVTEQLRHGENAVGILLGNGFYNVQGGRYRKLQISFGPPTLLFELVINYEDGTSTALRSDNDWKYDFSPVTFNCIYGGEDYDARCEQKGWNQVGFDDSHWRPVVIQEAPKGILRPQMAPPVKIMERYDIQKVTKLNAEQVASASKSTKRTVDPSAFVLDMGQNLAGFPEITVRGKRGQKVTLLVAEALTDEGACNQRQTGRQHYYEYTLKGEGDETWHPRFSYYGFRYIQVEGVVLKGQKNPQKLPVLKNIQSCFVFNSAKKVSTFESSNRIFNAAHRLIEKAVRSNMQSVFTDCPHREKLGWLEQVHLNGPGLLYNYDLTAYAPQIMQNMADAQHANGAMPTTAPEYVVFEGPGMDAFAESPEWGGSLVIFPFMYYETYGDDSLIKKYYSNMRRYVDYLKTRAEMGILSFGLGDWYDYGDFRAGFSRNTPVPLVATAHYYMTVMYLIKAAKMVGNDFDIHYYTSLAHEILAAFNKCFLNKETAQYGTGSQCSNALPLFLQMTQDSDEQGSYQPDAKLDEKVLMNLIKDVEAHGNRLTTGDVGNRYLIQTLARNGQHELIYKMFNHEEAPGYGFQLKFGATTLTEQWDPRQGSSWNHFMMGQIDEWFFNSLVGIRPSTTYQKFIIAPQPVGDLKYVKASYETLYGTIVVDWTSQNGTFTLNISVPVNTTAVVYLPGEKEPKEIQSGTYQLVCAK from the coding sequence ATGAATATAAAGAAATATCTCCTTCTTTTTCTTTGCCTGCCATGTTTTATGCAGGCAAAGATTATAACAATCAGCCGCCTTACCTGTGAAATGCAGGAAGGTCTGGTAGTGGTCGAAGGTTCACCTCGCTTGGGATGGGCGATGGAATCACCTCAAAACGGGACACGACAATCAGCCTATGAAATAGACATTCGGGAAGCTTTTACAGGACGTCAAATCTGGAATAGTGGAAAAGTCTATTCTTCACAGAGCCAGCTGGTTTCTATAAAAGGGGCAGATATACGTCCTGATAATCCGTTCAATTATAGTTGGCGTGTTCGTGTTTGGGATGAGACAGATGCACCCTCTGAATGGAGCCGTGAAGCACAGTTCCGCTCTGCTTCCTCAAGACTTTCCGAAGGAAAATGGATTGGAGCTATCACTCACCAGAATGCTCATTTGCCGGAAGGACGCAAGTTTCACGGTGGAGAGTTGAAGAAACCGGAGGTAAAGGCAGCTTGGGAAGCAGTGGATACTTTAGCAAAGAAAAGTATTTGTTTGCGAAGAACATTCCAGGTGGGAGATACAACAGAAGGGAATACAAACCGTCAATCGGGCAAGAAAATAGTAGAAGCAACCGCATACGTTTGTGGTTTGGGATTCTATGAATTCTCTTTGAATGGAAAGAAAGTAGGTAACAGTGAATTTGCTCCACTGTGGAGTGATTATGATAAAACTGTTTACTATAACACGTATGATGTAACGGAACAATTGCGGCATGGTGAGAATGCCGTGGGAATCTTATTGGGGAATGGATTCTATAATGTGCAGGGAGGACGTTATCGCAAATTACAGATAAGTTTTGGTCCTCCTACACTTTTATTTGAACTGGTTATTAATTACGAAGACGGAACATCTACAGCACTCCGTTCTGACAATGACTGGAAATATGATTTTAGTCCGGTAACTTTCAATTGCATATATGGAGGTGAGGATTACGATGCGCGTTGTGAGCAAAAAGGATGGAATCAGGTTGGCTTTGATGATAGTCATTGGCGTCCGGTAGTTATACAGGAAGCTCCTAAAGGAATACTACGTCCACAGATGGCGCCTCCGGTGAAAATCATGGAACGATATGATATTCAAAAGGTAACCAAACTAAATGCAGAACAGGTTGCTTCAGCTTCTAAATCGACTAAAAGAACTGTCGATCCTTCTGCTTTCGTGTTGGATATGGGGCAAAATTTGGCTGGCTTTCCAGAAATAACAGTACGTGGCAAACGTGGACAGAAAGTGACTCTGCTCGTAGCCGAAGCATTGACAGATGAAGGTGCCTGTAATCAGCGACAAACGGGACGTCAACACTATTATGAATATACACTGAAAGGTGAAGGTGACGAAACCTGGCATCCTCGTTTCTCTTATTACGGTTTTAGATATATTCAAGTCGAGGGGGTTGTCTTAAAAGGTCAAAAGAATCCGCAGAAGTTGCCTGTGTTGAAGAATATTCAATCCTGTTTCGTATTTAATTCAGCTAAGAAAGTTTCCACTTTCGAATCATCCAACCGAATATTTAATGCTGCCCATCGATTGATCGAAAAAGCAGTGCGTAGCAATATGCAGTCTGTGTTTACAGATTGTCCGCATCGTGAAAAACTAGGCTGGCTGGAGCAGGTGCATCTGAATGGTCCTGGGTTATTATACAACTATGATTTGACAGCTTATGCTCCGCAGATTATGCAGAATATGGCAGATGCGCAACATGCCAACGGTGCCATGCCGACAACTGCTCCGGAATACGTGGTTTTTGAAGGTCCGGGTATGGATGCATTTGCCGAATCTCCGGAATGGGGTGGTTCTCTGGTTATTTTCCCATTTATGTACTATGAGACGTATGGAGATGACTCGTTGATTAAGAAATATTATTCGAATATGCGCCGTTATGTGGATTATCTGAAGACTCGTGCAGAGATGGGTATTCTTTCTTTCGGCTTGGGAGATTGGTATGATTATGGAGATTTTCGTGCCGGATTCTCTAGGAACACACCGGTTCCCCTGGTGGCTACCGCGCATTATTATATGACAGTAATGTATTTAATAAAAGCTGCGAAAATGGTTGGCAATGACTTTGACATTCATTATTATACTTCTTTGGCACATGAAATACTTGCCGCATTTAATAAATGTTTTCTCAATAAAGAGACAGCACAGTATGGTACAGGGAGCCAATGTAGTAATGCACTTCCGTTATTCCTCCAGATGACGCAGGATTCAGATGAACAAGGCAGTTATCAACCGGATGCAAAGTTGGATGAGAAAGTACTTATGAATCTGATTAAAGATGTGGAAGCACATGGCAATCGCTTAACGACCGGTGATGTGGGTAACCGCTATCTGATTCAGACACTGGCGCGTAATGGTCAGCACGAACTTATTTATAAGATGTTCAACCACGAAGAAGCTCCCGGATATGGCTTCCAGTTGAAATTCGGTGCTACCACCTTAACCGAGCAATGGGATCCCCGCCAAGGTTCTTCCTGGAATCATTTTATGATGGGACAGATTGATGAATGGTTCTTTAATTCACTGGTCGGTATTCGTCCATCTACTACCTATCAAAAGTTTATCATCGCTCCCCAGCCTGTAGGAGATTTGAAATATGTCAAAGCATCGTATGAAACTTTATATGGTACTATTGTTGTGGATTGGACTAGCCAGAATGGCACTTTCACTTTAAACATATCTGTTCCGGTGAATACTACGGCTGTTGTTTATCTTCCGGGAGAAAAAGAACCCAAAGAGATACAGAGTGGAACATATCAATTAGTTTGTGCAAAATGA